In Microbacterium pumilum, the following proteins share a genomic window:
- a CDS encoding carbohydrate kinase family protein, which translates to MLVVIGDLVADLIVLGGSMLERGTDNPAEVRLTRGGSAANVAVAAVSRHPVRFIGCVGDDTLGRTLVRDLEDAGVDARVQRTGRTGAIVVLVDAVGERTMITDRGAAAELGPIDASWLTDAEWVHLPLYGFTSPRSRQALLEVTRGLAERGVPVSLDLSSTATMRALGGEVLNGIIAEVAPSVVFANADEAALAVELRCEPAGSVVYVVKRGGDPAVVRFGGESLEVPVDRVPDVLDSTGAGDAFAAGYLTAAVAGATAYDSARAGSVLAMSALRRAGAL; encoded by the coding sequence CGGCGGCTCGATGCTCGAGCGCGGAACGGACAACCCCGCGGAGGTGCGGCTGACTCGCGGTGGGAGTGCCGCCAATGTGGCCGTCGCGGCCGTGTCGCGGCATCCGGTCCGCTTCATCGGCTGCGTCGGCGACGACACGCTCGGGCGCACGCTCGTGCGCGACCTCGAGGATGCCGGCGTCGACGCACGGGTGCAGCGGACGGGTCGCACCGGCGCGATCGTCGTCCTGGTCGACGCCGTCGGGGAACGAACCATGATCACCGACCGGGGCGCAGCGGCCGAGCTCGGGCCGATCGATGCGTCGTGGCTGACGGATGCCGAGTGGGTTCACCTTCCGCTCTATGGGTTCACCTCCCCTCGCTCGCGGCAGGCGCTGCTCGAAGTGACGCGCGGCCTGGCAGAGCGCGGAGTCCCGGTCAGCCTGGATCTTTCGAGCACCGCCACGATGCGCGCACTCGGCGGGGAGGTGCTGAACGGCATCATCGCCGAGGTGGCGCCGTCCGTCGTCTTCGCGAATGCCGACGAGGCCGCTCTCGCCGTGGAGCTGAGATGCGAACCGGCCGGGTCCGTGGTCTATGTCGTGAAGCGCGGTGGCGACCCCGCCGTCGTGCGATTCGGAGGCGAGAGCCTCGAGGTGCCGGTCGATCGAGTCCCCGATGTGCTCGATTCGACCGGAGCCGGCGACGCCTTCGCCGCCGGATACCTCACCGCCGCGGTCGCGGGCGCGACGGCCTACGACAGCGCCCGCGCGGGGAGCGTGCTCGCGATGAGCGCGCTCCGTCGCGCGGGCGCCCTGTGA
- a CDS encoding SRPBCC domain-containing protein, producing MAEYFTITRTLSAPRELVFEAITKPEHFAVWFGTAAVEVPRESLTMDVRPGGDFRAAMLLPDGNRIDWSGSYVEVDPPSHLAMTLSDQPGDDTGLPVLFDLEEVDGGTQLTISQDRSDFTDAQVAATIAGYNAFIDDIERVVAGLPSA from the coding sequence ATGGCTGAGTACTTCACCATCACCCGCACACTGAGCGCACCCCGCGAGCTCGTGTTCGAGGCGATCACCAAGCCCGAGCACTTCGCGGTGTGGTTCGGCACGGCAGCCGTCGAGGTGCCGCGCGAGAGCCTGACCATGGATGTGCGACCCGGCGGCGACTTCCGTGCCGCGATGCTGCTGCCCGACGGCAACCGCATCGACTGGTCTGGTTCGTACGTCGAAGTCGACCCGCCGTCGCATCTCGCGATGACGCTGAGCGACCAGCCGGGAGACGACACCGGCCTCCCCGTGCTGTTCGATCTCGAGGAGGTCGACGGCGGCACGCAGCTCACCATCAGTCAGGATCGCTCCGACTTCACCGACGCGCAGGTCGCGGCGACCATCGCCGGATACAACGCCTTCATCGACGACATCGAGCGGGTGGTCGCGGGTCTGCCGTCGGCCTGA